The following proteins come from a genomic window of Nitrospira sp.:
- a CDS encoding LuxR C-terminal-related transcriptional regulator: MKPFSEEVLERFAETIKALLHPSVYERTLQEIGASLARAVTSQVPRSPNTASSSALTDYLRFGEWMKALWGWDHTMTKGTEHRIEVHCHTCPFETLAKEDSLICRIEASLLGELARESFGYGKVAVYRGAGHPPRDCRFTVYAERTADNLAAEGLTFVSTQNGDKRKADTTAAARVLTQLTPRERQLVALLAEGLPDKQIAKALRLSVRTVEGHLARIRGKTGLHSRSALIRFALRASAQ, translated from the coding sequence ATGAAACCATTCTCCGAGGAAGTCCTTGAACGGTTCGCAGAAACCATCAAGGCGCTTCTCCATCCATCCGTGTACGAACGCACGCTTCAAGAGATCGGAGCAAGTCTTGCCCGTGCTGTCACCAGCCAGGTTCCCCGATCTCCCAATACGGCGTCCTCATCGGCTCTGACCGACTATCTCCGTTTCGGGGAATGGATGAAAGCCCTTTGGGGATGGGATCACACCATGACGAAGGGCACGGAGCATCGGATCGAGGTTCACTGTCACACCTGCCCCTTTGAAACACTGGCGAAAGAAGATTCTCTGATCTGCCGGATCGAAGCGAGCCTGCTGGGTGAACTCGCGAGAGAGTCGTTTGGATACGGCAAGGTGGCCGTGTACCGCGGCGCAGGACACCCGCCGCGCGATTGCCGCTTTACCGTCTATGCGGAGCGGACCGCGGACAACCTGGCCGCAGAGGGGCTCACCTTTGTGTCCACGCAGAATGGGGACAAGCGCAAGGCCGATACGACCGCCGCCGCGCGTGTGCTCACGCAGCTCACTCCCCGCGAACGGCAACTCGTCGCGCTCCTTGCCGAGGGGTTGCCGGACAAACAAATCGCCAAGGCGCTGCGCCTCAGTGTCCGAACAGTCGAAGGCCATTTGGCCAGAATCCGGGGAAAAACGGGACTCCATTCGCGCAGCGCGCTGATTCGGTTCGCCCTGCGGGCCAGCGCGCAATGA
- a CDS encoding ATP-binding protein → MNCTKCKTRAVIDLPRHNAAFCKDCFNYYVHDQVGRAIKSEKMFGKDDRILVAVSGGKDSLALWDVLLKMGYKADALYVNLGIGGYSEVSHAKAIKLSETVAAPHGAVLHVHTVEQEAGAGIKELAMLIHRPTCSTCGTIKRYQFNRVALEHKYDVMATGHNLDDEAARLLGNVLRWQEEYLDKQSPNLPASLDGFAKKVKPLFRLSERELAAYSVLNRIDYIVEECPMAKGARTLLYKEVLNRLETESPGTKQAFYCGFLDKQRKPEASPQATMAEKDQAMLHPCSVCQQPTTADVCSYCKMMARAKVHSNS, encoded by the coding sequence GTGAACTGCACCAAATGCAAAACCCGCGCGGTGATCGATCTGCCGCGCCACAATGCCGCCTTCTGCAAAGACTGTTTCAACTACTATGTGCATGACCAGGTCGGCAGGGCCATCAAGTCTGAAAAAATGTTCGGGAAGGATGATCGCATCCTCGTGGCCGTGTCAGGCGGCAAAGACAGCCTGGCACTCTGGGATGTCCTCCTCAAGATGGGTTACAAGGCGGACGCACTGTATGTGAACCTCGGCATCGGCGGCTATTCGGAAGTGTCCCATGCCAAAGCAATCAAGCTTTCCGAAACCGTGGCCGCTCCGCATGGCGCAGTCCTGCACGTCCACACCGTGGAGCAGGAAGCCGGAGCCGGTATCAAGGAACTGGCCATGCTGATTCACCGTCCGACCTGTAGTACATGTGGAACCATCAAACGCTACCAGTTCAATCGCGTGGCGCTGGAACATAAATACGATGTGATGGCCACGGGGCACAATCTCGACGATGAAGCGGCCCGCCTGCTGGGCAACGTGCTCCGCTGGCAGGAAGAGTATTTGGATAAGCAGTCCCCCAACCTGCCGGCATCCCTTGACGGATTCGCCAAGAAAGTGAAACCGCTCTTTCGCCTGTCCGAGCGCGAATTGGCGGCCTACTCGGTCTTGAACCGGATCGACTACATCGTCGAAGAATGCCCGATGGCGAAAGGCGCCAGGACGTTGCTCTACAAGGAAGTGTTGAATCGGCTCGAAACGGAATCGCCCGGCACCAAGCAAGCCTTCTATTGCGGGTTCCTCGACAAACAGCGGAAGCCGGAAGCCTCCCCTCAGGCTACAATGGCCGAGAAAGATCAGGCTATGCTGCACCCCTGCTCCGTCTGTCAGCAACCGACCACCGCCGACGTCTGCTCCTACTGTAAGATGATGGCACGAGCCAAAGTCCATTCTAATTCATAA
- a CDS encoding VanZ family protein has protein sequence MTGQAGETGWRRFVVYWGPVVGYAGLIFYLSAQSHPDDNLPSLFVAVNDKVRHALEYAGLGGLCYRAFRWGATGAVAARALLFSILTASLYGATDEVHQLFVPLRESSWQDWLADVTGSVLGAVWCSRISRPYFFLSAKG, from the coding sequence GTGACTGGTCAGGCCGGAGAGACGGGATGGAGGCGCTTCGTCGTGTATTGGGGGCCGGTGGTCGGCTACGCCGGATTGATTTTCTACCTGTCGGCGCAATCGCATCCGGACGACAATCTGCCGTCTCTGTTCGTGGCGGTGAACGACAAGGTGCGGCATGCGCTGGAGTATGCAGGACTCGGCGGGTTGTGCTATCGGGCGTTTCGCTGGGGCGCGACGGGGGCAGTAGCGGCCCGTGCGTTGCTCTTCTCGATTCTGACGGCGTCGCTGTATGGGGCGACCGACGAAGTCCATCAATTATTCGTGCCGCTCCGTGAGTCAAGCTGGCAGGATTGGCTGGCTGACGTGACGGGCTCGGTGCTGGGAGCGGTTTGGTGCAGTCGTATTTCACGCCCTTATTTCTTCTTAAGTGCCAAGGGATAA
- a CDS encoding glycosyltransferase gives MFIVLVVAHLIREKGVHVAIQALSDLPSNVVLWIVGDGPERLPLERIAESLGLRERIRFCGLQAEVSPFMQAADCFVCPSLWKEAAGLVILEAMACGLPVIGSAVGGIPEFIKPGQTGSLVPAGDPGALAAHIFRLYASETEREEMRVKARALAVSQFSHESRVSDAVAIYNTTCLEVR, from the coding sequence GTGTTTATAGTCCTGGTCGTGGCGCACCTCATTCGGGAGAAAGGTGTGCATGTTGCTATCCAGGCGCTCAGCGATCTTCCATCCAATGTTGTACTCTGGATTGTCGGAGACGGGCCTGAACGACTGCCCCTTGAACGCATCGCCGAATCTCTCGGTCTCCGTGAGCGAATCAGGTTCTGCGGCCTGCAAGCTGAAGTGAGTCCATTCATGCAGGCTGCTGACTGTTTCGTTTGCCCCTCCTTATGGAAAGAGGCGGCAGGCCTTGTTATTCTTGAAGCGATGGCTTGCGGTCTGCCTGTGATCGGAAGTGCTGTCGGAGGCATCCCTGAATTTATTAAGCCTGGCCAAACCGGATCGCTGGTTCCAGCTGGAGATCCTGGGGCTCTCGCAGCCCATATTTTCCGGCTCTATGCATCAGAGACGGAACGGGAAGAGATGCGAGTGAAGGCCAGAGCCCTGGCTGTCTCACAGTTTTCCCATGAATCACGAGTCTCCGACGCTGTCGCCATTTACAATACAACATGCCTTGAGGTGCGGTGA
- a CDS encoding glycoside hydrolase family 57 protein, with protein sequence MKNVHVCFVWHMHQPYYTDPIAGTASMPWVRLHATKAYFDMAYLLEKFPAVKATFNFTPSLLLQLQEIGNGTVRDLFLERAQRPAAELTPEEQAFLIRHFFSANWATMVRPFARYHELLVKRGTEVSGPDLAKVARQFSTQDFLDLQVWHNLAWFGYGPLQRYPRLGALRNKNRNFTEDDKHEVLALQRIAIQEIVPLYRQLLDRGQIELTTTPFFHPILPLVIDTDINRRARPDLPLPSRFRAPEDAETQLQRAVGFHRKTFGQPPVGLWPSEGSVCPELLPLVHHAGLRWLATDEGVLARSFELSNRPWYRHTDLYQPYRAGESGRDLTMVFRDRDISDAFGFVYHKTNPDSAADDVLRRLRNIIHNAPQEQILIPIILDGENPWEHYHDGGEHFLSRLYRAFTAHELDQEQAVHLTASTMSEGLTAVPPTQQLPALHSGSWINQDYKIWIGHQEDNRGWDLLGHTRTRLVEVAPTLPVDRAEAAWQELYAAEGSDWFWWYGDDFDTDYKQEFDRLFRTHLRNVWLFMGLTPPDRLNQPICAMTQQAAADRITQPVSILTPTIDGLVTDFFEWRGAGTITTQPPLGAMWKAEGLFTAIYFGWSQDHLLLRLDPDDAAQPRLNGLGMEITLHGPQHSFRLSCSLAPSGPESFTLFQQGEAETWQEIGPYRSICRRTILELAIPMKDLQLEAEQEVGLSLVILEHGLEVARYPHHTPAILTVPGPEFEAGLWRV encoded by the coding sequence ATGAAAAACGTCCACGTCTGCTTTGTCTGGCACATGCACCAGCCCTACTACACCGACCCGATTGCGGGAACGGCGAGTATGCCCTGGGTGCGCCTCCATGCCACCAAAGCGTATTTCGATATGGCGTACCTGCTGGAGAAGTTCCCGGCGGTGAAGGCCACGTTTAACTTTACGCCGTCGTTGTTACTCCAGCTTCAGGAGATCGGCAACGGCACCGTGCGCGATTTGTTTCTTGAACGCGCTCAACGTCCTGCCGCAGAGTTGACGCCGGAGGAACAGGCCTTCCTCATCCGCCATTTCTTCTCAGCCAACTGGGCCACGATGGTGCGCCCGTTCGCCCGCTATCACGAACTGCTGGTCAAACGCGGCACCGAGGTCTCGGGACCGGATCTCGCCAAGGTCGCCCGTCAGTTTTCGACACAGGATTTTCTGGACCTGCAGGTCTGGCACAACCTGGCCTGGTTCGGGTATGGGCCGCTCCAGCGCTACCCCCGCCTGGGTGCGCTCCGCAACAAAAACCGCAATTTCACCGAGGACGACAAACACGAAGTCCTCGCGCTGCAGCGGATCGCGATTCAAGAGATTGTCCCCCTCTACCGTCAGCTCCTCGACCGGGGTCAGATCGAACTCACCACCACACCGTTTTTTCACCCGATCCTGCCGCTCGTCATCGATACGGATATCAATCGCCGCGCGCGTCCCGACCTGCCCCTGCCCTCCCGGTTTCGCGCGCCGGAAGATGCGGAGACGCAACTCCAGCGGGCCGTCGGCTTTCACCGCAAGACCTTTGGCCAGCCGCCGGTCGGACTCTGGCCGTCAGAAGGATCCGTCTGCCCCGAGCTGCTCCCGCTGGTCCATCACGCCGGGCTCCGCTGGCTGGCGACCGACGAGGGCGTACTCGCCCGCTCATTCGAATTGAGCAATCGACCTTGGTATCGGCACACCGACCTCTACCAGCCCTATCGTGCAGGAGAGTCCGGACGAGACCTCACGATGGTCTTTCGCGATCGCGATATTTCCGATGCCTTCGGTTTCGTGTACCACAAAACCAATCCGGACTCCGCCGCCGATGACGTGCTCCGCCGTCTCCGAAACATTATTCACAACGCACCCCAGGAACAGATCCTCATTCCCATTATCCTCGACGGCGAAAATCCCTGGGAGCATTATCATGACGGCGGCGAACACTTCCTCTCGCGGCTCTATCGCGCGTTCACCGCGCATGAATTGGATCAAGAACAGGCCGTCCATCTGACGGCTTCCACCATGTCGGAAGGCCTCACCGCGGTCCCGCCTACCCAACAGTTGCCCGCACTCCATTCAGGATCCTGGATCAATCAGGACTACAAAATCTGGATCGGGCATCAGGAAGACAACCGCGGCTGGGACCTCCTCGGCCATACCCGCACCCGTCTCGTGGAAGTCGCCCCGACCTTGCCGGTGGACCGTGCAGAGGCGGCCTGGCAGGAGCTCTATGCCGCCGAGGGCAGCGACTGGTTCTGGTGGTACGGCGACGATTTCGACACCGACTACAAGCAGGAGTTCGATCGCCTCTTTCGCACCCACTTGCGCAACGTCTGGCTCTTCATGGGCCTCACACCGCCCGATCGATTGAACCAGCCGATCTGTGCCATGACCCAGCAGGCTGCGGCAGATCGCATCACCCAGCCGGTCTCGATCCTCACCCCCACCATCGACGGCCTGGTGACGGACTTTTTCGAATGGCGCGGGGCCGGAACTATCACGACGCAACCGCCGCTGGGAGCGATGTGGAAAGCCGAGGGGTTGTTCACGGCCATCTACTTCGGCTGGAGCCAAGACCATCTGCTCTTACGGCTCGACCCGGATGACGCCGCGCAGCCCCGGCTCAACGGATTGGGGATGGAGATCACGCTCCACGGGCCTCAGCACAGCTTCCGTCTCTCCTGTTCTCTGGCCCCGTCAGGACCGGAGTCCTTCACGCTCTTCCAACAAGGTGAGGCAGAAACCTGGCAGGAGATCGGTCCCTATCGTTCGATTTGTCGCCGCACCATTTTAGAACTGGCGATCCCGATGAAGGACCTCCAGCTTGAAGCGGAACAAGAGGTGGGTCTGAGTCTCGTGATTCTCGAACATGGATTGGAAGTGGCCCGCTATCCGCATCATACGCCGGCCATCCTGACCGTACCGGGGCCGGAGTTTGAAGCGGGGCTGTGGAGAGTGTGA
- the galT gene encoding galactose-1-phosphate uridylyltransferase, with product MPDLRRDPIVGRWVIISTERNGRPHDFAQMQPAKPISTAICPFCPGQERLTPKEIMAYRPQPGEPNSPNWSVRVIPNKFPALQVEGDMGREGIGLYDRMNGVGAHEVIIESPGHKEGLADLPTKKIEDVLWAYRDRMIDLRKDLRFRYILIFKNHGASAGATLEHSHSQLIALPIVPTSVTEELDGCRAHYEQKERCIYCDILRQDLASGDRIVAENQEFLCVTPYAPRFPFEMWILPKRHAAYFEESQKSQFEFLAPILSESLRRMDKALGRPSYNFILHSSPLHEKTGDYYHWHLEIIPKLTQVAGFEWGTGFYINPVAPEESAKFLREAEL from the coding sequence ATGCCGGACTTAAGACGTGATCCGATCGTCGGTCGCTGGGTGATCATTTCGACCGAACGGAACGGCCGACCGCATGACTTTGCCCAGATGCAACCGGCGAAACCGATCTCCACTGCGATCTGCCCATTTTGCCCGGGCCAGGAACGACTCACGCCGAAAGAAATCATGGCCTATCGGCCGCAACCCGGCGAACCGAATTCGCCGAACTGGAGCGTCCGCGTCATCCCGAACAAGTTTCCCGCATTGCAGGTTGAAGGCGACATGGGCCGGGAAGGCATCGGTTTGTACGACCGGATGAACGGCGTGGGCGCGCATGAAGTCATCATCGAATCGCCCGGCCACAAGGAAGGCCTCGCCGATCTACCGACGAAAAAAATAGAGGATGTGCTCTGGGCCTATCGCGACCGTATGATCGATCTCCGAAAAGATCTGCGCTTCCGCTACATCCTGATCTTCAAAAACCACGGCGCCTCGGCCGGCGCCACGCTGGAACACAGCCACTCCCAACTCATCGCCCTGCCCATCGTTCCGACCAGCGTGACGGAGGAACTCGACGGCTGCCGCGCCCACTACGAGCAGAAGGAACGCTGTATCTACTGCGACATCCTCCGGCAGGACCTTGCCAGCGGCGATCGAATCGTGGCGGAGAATCAGGAATTCCTCTGCGTCACCCCCTATGCCCCGCGCTTCCCGTTTGAAATGTGGATTCTCCCCAAGCGCCACGCCGCCTACTTCGAAGAGAGCCAGAAATCGCAATTCGAATTTCTGGCCCCGATTCTCTCAGAATCCCTGCGCCGCATGGACAAAGCGCTGGGACGTCCCTCGTACAATTTCATCCTCCACAGCTCCCCGCTGCACGAAAAAACCGGCGACTACTACCACTGGCATCTGGAAATCATCCCCAAACTCACCCAGGTTGCCGGCTTCGAATGGGGCACCGGCTTCTATATCAATCCTGTCGCTCCCGAAGAATCAGCCAAGTTCCTGAGGGAAGCGGAGCTGTAG
- a CDS encoding response regulator transcription factor, producing the protein MSRQIARSVLDQAGRATGIRLLIVDAHEIARTGIRAVLNQTGRIRVVGEAATMAAAIEAGRRLTPDVALVELRLPDGSGIDACRRIREASPNTRLLVLTHGADDGSIVSALRAGATGFLLKTVIGPDLARAIETVADGQVILDGAVAQRIMTHLCSLSVSTSGEIQPELSAQEKRVMDLVAQGKTNKEVAAALGLSDKTVKNYLSNVYEKLQVTRRAQATSSFIQQTRETCGLSIADLGCPALPPPT; encoded by the coding sequence ATGAGCCGCCAGATCGCTCGTTCCGTTCTCGATCAGGCCGGGCGTGCTACCGGCATCAGGCTGCTGATCGTCGATGCTCACGAGATTGCGCGAACGGGTATACGAGCGGTCCTGAATCAAACGGGGCGCATCCGGGTCGTCGGCGAAGCGGCCACAATGGCCGCGGCCATAGAAGCCGGGCGTCGGCTCACGCCCGATGTCGCACTTGTGGAACTGCGCTTGCCGGACGGAAGCGGCATCGACGCCTGCCGCCGCATCCGCGAAGCCTCTCCCAACACCCGTCTGCTCGTACTGACGCACGGCGCCGATGACGGGTCCATCGTCTCGGCTTTGCGCGCCGGCGCCACTGGGTTTTTGCTCAAAACCGTCATCGGGCCAGACTTAGCCAGGGCCATCGAAACCGTCGCCGACGGACAGGTCATTCTGGATGGCGCGGTGGCGCAGCGGATTATGACGCACCTCTGCAGCCTATCCGTCTCAACCTCCGGGGAGATACAGCCCGAGCTCTCGGCGCAAGAAAAGCGGGTCATGGATCTTGTCGCGCAAGGAAAGACCAATAAGGAAGTCGCCGCCGCACTCGGCCTGAGCGATAAGACCGTCAAGAATTATCTCAGCAACGTCTACGAAAAACTTCAGGTCACCCGCCGGGCACAAGCCACTTCGTCCTTTATTCAACAAACGCGCGAGACTTGCGGCCTCAGCATTGCCGATCTCGGCTGCCCAGCCTTGCCTCCTCCGACATAA